Proteins encoded within one genomic window of Microbacterium sp. LKL04:
- a CDS encoding dihydroxyacetone kinase family protein, with protein MTRLWNDPADFADEMIDGFVAANGRYVERVTGGVVRSTRVPDGQVAVVIGGGSGHYPAFGGLVGPGLAHGAAMGNLFASPSTQQVHAVASAANAGGGVLLSYGNYAGDVLNFDAAQERLRAEGIPCETVVVTDDIASAGPAERDRRRGIAGDLTVFRTAAGAAAAGYDLAGVARVARLANDRTRSFGVAFTGCTLPGADAPLFSVPDGRMAVGLGIHGEPGIDETDIPTADGLAEMVVARLLAERPDGADGRVVPLLNGLGSLKYEELFVVYRRVAALLDEAGLEIVDPHVGEYCTSFDMAGTSLTLFWLDDELADLWETPVDTPAYRRGAVPTTERRDAGRIASAVASDEVAGDAASVLLAATVVAALDTVARTIDEHVDELGRIDAVAGDGDHGIGMQRGSRAAVRAARQAADAGAGAATTLARAADAWSDRAGGTSGALWGLLLAEIAARLGDAGRPDATCIADGVAAGVGAVVSHGKAERGDKTMVDALLPFTEALTGDVAAGTRLADAWRTAAVAATAAAAATADLLPRKGRARTHGEHAVGTVDAGAHSFALIVTAVGETLAAAPVISRSASADTPERN; from the coding sequence ATGACGCGCCTGTGGAACGATCCGGCGGACTTCGCCGACGAGATGATCGACGGTTTCGTCGCCGCGAACGGTCGCTACGTCGAGCGCGTCACGGGCGGCGTCGTCCGCAGCACCCGCGTGCCCGATGGCCAGGTCGCCGTCGTCATCGGCGGCGGGTCCGGGCACTACCCGGCGTTCGGCGGCCTCGTCGGGCCGGGCCTCGCGCACGGTGCGGCCATGGGGAACCTCTTCGCCTCCCCCTCGACGCAGCAGGTCCACGCGGTCGCCTCGGCCGCGAACGCCGGCGGCGGGGTGCTGCTGAGCTACGGCAACTACGCCGGCGACGTGCTCAACTTCGACGCGGCCCAGGAACGCCTGCGCGCGGAGGGCATCCCCTGCGAGACCGTCGTCGTCACCGACGACATCGCGAGCGCCGGCCCCGCCGAGCGCGACCGTCGCCGCGGGATCGCCGGCGACCTCACCGTGTTCCGCACCGCGGCCGGCGCCGCCGCCGCCGGGTACGACCTCGCGGGCGTGGCACGCGTGGCGCGCCTCGCGAACGACCGCACCCGCTCCTTCGGCGTCGCCTTCACGGGGTGCACCCTCCCCGGCGCGGACGCTCCGCTGTTCTCGGTGCCCGACGGTCGCATGGCGGTGGGCCTCGGCATCCACGGCGAACCCGGCATCGACGAGACCGACATCCCGACCGCCGACGGCCTCGCCGAGATGGTCGTGGCGCGGCTGCTCGCCGAACGCCCCGACGGTGCCGACGGCCGCGTGGTCCCGCTGCTCAACGGACTCGGCTCACTGAAGTACGAGGAGCTGTTCGTCGTCTACCGCCGGGTCGCCGCGCTCCTCGACGAGGCGGGGCTCGAGATCGTCGACCCGCACGTGGGCGAGTACTGCACCAGCTTCGACATGGCGGGGACGTCACTGACCCTCTTCTGGCTCGACGATGAGCTCGCCGACCTGTGGGAGACCCCCGTCGACACCCCCGCGTACCGGCGCGGCGCGGTCCCGACGACGGAGCGGCGGGATGCCGGGCGCATCGCCTCGGCGGTCGCATCCGACGAGGTCGCCGGCGACGCGGCATCCGTCCTGCTCGCAGCGACCGTCGTGGCCGCACTCGACACCGTCGCGAGGACGATCGACGAGCACGTCGACGAGCTCGGACGCATCGACGCGGTCGCGGGCGACGGCGACCACGGGATCGGGATGCAGCGCGGGTCGCGCGCCGCCGTCCGCGCCGCGCGGCAGGCCGCCGACGCGGGTGCCGGTGCGGCGACGACGCTCGCCCGCGCGGCAGACGCGTGGTCGGACCGCGCCGGCGGGACCTCGGGTGCCCTGTGGGGTCTGCTGCTCGCCGAAATCGCCGCTCGTCTCGGCGACGCAGGCCGGCCCGACGCGACGTGCATCGCCGACGGCGTCGCCGCGGGCGTCGGTGCCGTCGTCTCGCACGGCAAGGCGGAACGCGGCGACAAGACCATGGTCGACGCGCTGCTCCCCTTCACCGAGGCCCTCACGGGCGACGTTGCGGCGGGTACGCGTCTCGCGGATGCCTGGCGCACCGCGGCCGTGGCGGCGACCGCCGCTGCCGCCGCGACGGCCGACCTGCTCCCTCGCAAGGGTCGGGCCCGCACACACGGCGAGCACGCCGTGGGCACGGTCGACGCCGGCGCCCACTCCTTCGCCCTGATCGTCACCGCCGTCGGCGAGACCCTCGCCGCGGCCCCCGTCATCAGTCGGTCCGCATCGGCCGACACCCCCGAGAGGAACTGA
- a CDS encoding FadR/GntR family transcriptional regulator translates to MPAYPSDRSADITASLGVLPSGTPVSEVARRLMDLFTSGDLEPGTRLPPERQLSVTLGVGRSAVREALAALEILGIVDVRPGSGTYLRGTASDLLPQTLRWGLLIGRRSTDDLLDVRSGLEIYSARLAASRADSDDISRLADSLARMRAADADLAAFARADAAFHDALARAAGNDALVDLLHVVRSLLQVYADRAVHDADAARLAIAEHDAVFRAVEAKDEDAAASAMAVHMATAAARLAGASRD, encoded by the coding sequence GTGCCCGCTTATCCGTCCGACCGCTCCGCCGACATCACGGCGTCCCTCGGGGTGCTGCCCTCCGGCACGCCGGTCTCGGAAGTCGCGCGCCGGCTCATGGACCTCTTCACGAGCGGAGACCTCGAGCCCGGCACGCGCCTGCCTCCCGAGCGCCAGCTCTCGGTCACGCTCGGCGTCGGGCGCTCGGCCGTGCGCGAGGCACTCGCGGCCCTCGAGATCCTCGGCATCGTCGACGTCCGACCCGGCTCGGGTACCTACCTCCGCGGGACGGCGAGTGATCTGCTGCCGCAGACCCTGCGCTGGGGGCTGCTGATCGGGCGGCGCAGCACCGATGACCTGCTCGACGTGCGCTCGGGCCTCGAGATCTACAGCGCCCGCCTCGCCGCCTCGCGGGCCGATTCCGACGACATCTCGCGCCTGGCCGATTCGCTCGCCCGTATGAGGGCCGCTGATGCGGACCTCGCCGCCTTCGCCCGAGCGGATGCCGCCTTCCACGACGCGCTCGCCCGCGCCGCCGGCAACGACGCCCTCGTCGACCTGCTGCACGTGGTGCGCTCGCTCCTGCAGGTCTATGCCGACCGGGCCGTGCACGACGCCGACGCCGCACGTCTGGCGATCGCCGAGCACGACGCGGTGTTCCGCGCGGTCGAGGCGAAGGACGAGGATGCCGCGGCCTCCGCGATGGCGGTCCACATGGCGACCGCGGCGGCGCGGCTCGCGGGAGCGTCGCGCGACTGA
- a CDS encoding glycoside hydrolase family 3 protein, protein MTASLSTAPDGTRYRDLNRNGVMDPYEDPRLPIAERVADLVSRLSLEEKAGLMIQTIVPTTTDGEVDGPSTMPGRTAAREFIEGLHVTHLNIHQIPDPRAMARWVNGLQRVAAASGHGIPVTISTDPRHSFTENVGASFTAGHLSAWPEPLGLGALADPGFVREFADIARREYLAVGIRSALHPMLDVATEPRWPRQYGTFGQDAELVGRLGVAYVDGFEGDRLTAASVACMAKHFPGGGPEKDGEDPHFPYGTDQVYPGGMFEYHLEPFRRVIDRGVSAIMPSYGIPRGVVLDGEAVEEVAFGFNHQIITGLLREKLGFTGVVCTDWGLITESRLMGKVLPPRSWGVEHLSEIERVRKALDAGVDQFGGEDDPALVLELVRSGAVAESRLDVSVARLLTVKFELGLFDDPFVDEDAAGEIVGSAEFRAAGDRAQSRSAVILPGGGGDAASVLPLRPGTAVHAPEVSDDAIRDAGLVPTADAASADVTVVRLQPPFDPRDEYMLEAHFHAGSLTFDDAVLADVAEVAAVTPTVVAVHLERPALLAPVVAHAHAVVATFGVSERALLDVLTGRVPAAGRLPFEIPRDEAAVLAGHSDVPGGTVDPVYEAGTPSLEVTASADA, encoded by the coding sequence GTGACCGCATCCCTTTCCACCGCCCCCGACGGCACGCGCTACCGCGACCTGAACCGCAACGGGGTGATGGACCCCTACGAGGACCCGCGTCTGCCGATCGCCGAGCGGGTCGCCGACCTCGTGTCGCGCCTCTCGCTCGAGGAGAAGGCGGGACTGATGATCCAGACGATCGTCCCGACGACGACCGACGGCGAGGTCGACGGGCCGTCCACGATGCCCGGGCGCACCGCGGCGCGCGAGTTCATCGAGGGCCTGCACGTCACGCACCTGAACATCCACCAGATCCCCGATCCACGCGCCATGGCCCGGTGGGTGAACGGGCTGCAGCGCGTCGCAGCTGCGTCGGGCCACGGCATCCCGGTCACCATCTCGACCGACCCGCGTCACTCCTTCACCGAGAACGTGGGGGCGTCGTTCACCGCCGGTCACCTCTCGGCGTGGCCGGAACCCCTGGGTCTCGGCGCGCTCGCCGACCCGGGCTTCGTGCGTGAGTTCGCGGACATCGCCCGGCGCGAGTACCTGGCCGTCGGCATCCGCTCGGCCCTTCATCCGATGCTCGACGTCGCGACCGAACCGCGCTGGCCGCGCCAGTACGGCACGTTCGGTCAGGATGCCGAACTCGTCGGACGCCTGGGGGTCGCCTACGTCGACGGATTCGAGGGCGACCGGCTGACGGCGGCGAGCGTCGCGTGCATGGCCAAGCACTTCCCGGGCGGCGGGCCGGAGAAGGACGGTGAGGACCCGCACTTCCCGTACGGCACCGACCAGGTGTACCCCGGCGGCATGTTCGAGTACCACCTCGAGCCGTTCCGCCGCGTGATCGACCGCGGGGTCTCGGCGATCATGCCGTCCTACGGGATCCCCCGCGGGGTCGTCCTCGACGGAGAGGCCGTCGAGGAGGTCGCCTTCGGCTTCAACCACCAGATCATCACCGGCCTCCTGCGCGAGAAGCTCGGCTTCACCGGCGTCGTCTGCACCGACTGGGGTCTCATCACCGAGTCGCGCCTCATGGGCAAGGTGCTGCCGCCGCGGTCGTGGGGCGTCGAGCACCTCAGCGAGATCGAGCGCGTCCGCAAGGCCCTCGACGCCGGCGTCGACCAGTTCGGCGGCGAGGACGACCCGGCGCTCGTGCTCGAGCTCGTCCGCTCCGGCGCCGTTGCCGAGTCGCGCCTCGACGTCTCGGTCGCGCGCCTGCTGACGGTCAAGTTCGAGCTCGGCCTGTTCGACGACCCGTTCGTCGACGAGGATGCCGCGGGTGAGATCGTCGGCAGCGCCGAGTTCCGTGCGGCGGGGGACCGGGCCCAGTCGCGCTCGGCCGTGATCCTCCCGGGGGGTGGTGGGGACGCAGCATCCGTCCTTCCCCTTCGTCCGGGCACGGCGGTGCACGCCCCCGAGGTGTCCGACGACGCGATCCGCGATGCGGGATTGGTGCCGACGGCGGATGCCGCCAGCGCCGACGTGACCGTCGTGCGGCTGCAGCCGCCGTTCGACCCGCGAGACGAGTACATGCTCGAGGCGCACTTCCACGCGGGCTCGCTCACGTTCGACGACGCCGTCTTGGCGGACGTCGCGGAGGTCGCTGCGGTGACGCCGACCGTCGTGGCCGTGCACCTCGAGCGCCCCGCCCTGCTCGCCCCGGTGGTCGCGCACGCGCACGCCGTCGTGGCGACGTTCGGGGTCTCCGAGCGCGCCCTGCTCGACGTGCTCACCGGGCGGGTGCCGGCGGCAGGCAGACTGCCCTTCGAGATCCCCCGCGACGAGGCGGCCGTCCTCGCCGGGCACTCCGACGTCCCCGGTGGCACGGTCGACCCGGTCTACGAAGCCGGTACCCCGTCACTCGAGGTGACGGCGTCCGCGGATGCGTGA